One part of the Pseudomonadota bacterium genome encodes these proteins:
- a CDS encoding chitobiase/beta-hexosaminidase C-terminal domain-containing protein — protein MSSLLENNGSGNRASANYQVVADVITSQPCENSVSFNYSVECRAVAPLPGGISCGIYINSDEAITAATSVDLGLVCSSPSGCSKVKVSNNGVGWSEPYDYATSMPWQLANNDGERQVFVKFMNGYGVWSGVCHDSIMLDTTAPLVTISPTGDTYMNGQSVALTASEQGAIYYTIDDSDPSDTSPQYTTPLAISADSTIKSFAVDVAGNAGPVASESYTICTGSNMSISGVVKDATLNNKGMGYVVVTLNSGHTATTTAAGNYSFTNLPRGNYRIESITTVTPGYMTYQKELELCKTSIANEDIILSRPDTVFGFSSNSGYGDGPVNTATGNYVYANADLQIPGRGVPFSFVRAYNSQDGTDGPFGIGWTHSYNVHLAVSADNEVTVRLGDGKAETWTPDGSGGYTPRYGVFSSLTKNGDNTYTIRQKDMTEYNFNGDNRIASIVDAHGNRILFNYEGGILTSITDTVDRTISISYDTFGHITRLLDPLGRSVNYVYDGSGDLVNVLDLGGNSTAYTYDTNHQILTITDPLNHIAVSNTYDEQKRVVSSQRDAIGAETLYSYDGVNKSTTVTDPYGNTSYHYYNEYLQLVREVDALGHEATYAYDDRGNLVSAVDKRGNETTYAYDANGNVLTKTEPLGRVTSALYDANNNPTSKADAKGNTTLYTYDPTNGNLLSEEDALHVVTAYTYDQYGQVLTETYAVGTTLETVTSFEYDQASGDLVAVQDVQGNRSTSTYDAVGRKLTENHPLGRSKAYDYDAMDRLLSITDALGKTTSFTYDANGNKVQHVDAKGNISSFAYDAKNRLISRTSAEGRTESYQYDKMDRRVALTDPMGRTTQTIYDALGNVIQRIDPVGNSARHEYDANGNRVKTVDAKGNVTTFVYDALNRLVSITEPLGVTESYAYDVNGNRLTVTDAQSHLTTYTFDARDRLKTVADHLGNSVTNEYDELGRFIRVTDAKNKQTNFSYDSLGRLVQVVDAEGGVVAATYDALGNRLTLTDTRSNTTEYSYDDLNRLLSESDPLGNSVSMEYDVLGNLAALTEADNRTTTYSYDKDNRLVSMIYPGAASTATYSYDANGNRLSVVDGMGTTIYSYDELNQVAAVTDPFGQTVGYTYDPNGNRSSTRYPGNRSVYYYFDAQDRLTRVEDWGGIATSYQYDTLGRLSGMTMGNEATVAYSYDDANRLIAKTDLDAHGSLVAGYILTIDSNGNRTGLEMEQPLLPMIADSNDSFIHNEANQLSTSNGKTYNHDVMGNRTRQDDGVKAINYSYNDDGLLDRVVDGATVYEYHYNSAGHRLSSVMNSTETRYLLDTNGGMEYVLAEMDGSNNAYRYYVYGDGLLYSIDAATGTRHYYHYDPIGSTVAITDKDGIEVNQYAYLPYGKPAAVVDSADSNPFRYIGKFGVMQEPTGMQFMRARFYDPDTRRFMSKDPVKGDMKDSQTLNQYSYAKGNPITYIDPDGEFAWVVFVPIVTGIVGGISTTTKYLKNNEDATFGGAAKAFALGGVGGVAAGIGAMLGPVGGLVGGLTAVAFEKSAERSLRAPTGDEVLGDVPDFIAGGVIGAASGSLLKIRGRLPTHLKTMFYGKHATHLFSSLVGELASKAIITGLTSGSDAEKTVEILVEEMMSGSVSTAAEVKTPSEIAVVSMMSEKKERSWAEIRELTRQRREEQRFVAEQRRLESKLRKRARAEAKKDRQEERERMRREKDRLERELYAQLTSLYSKHHVLIQELSSRPAFNSGNRNRVGAYGN, from the coding sequence GTGTCGTCTCTGCTGGAGAATAATGGCAGCGGCAACAGGGCATCCGCGAACTACCAAGTTGTCGCCGATGTCATCACATCTCAGCCTTGTGAGAACTCGGTCAGCTTCAACTATTCCGTCGAATGCCGGGCGGTTGCACCTTTGCCGGGCGGCATTTCCTGCGGCATCTATATCAATTCCGACGAGGCCATCACCGCAGCAACTTCGGTCGATCTCGGCCTGGTATGCAGTTCGCCCAGCGGCTGTTCCAAGGTAAAAGTCTCCAATAACGGGGTGGGGTGGTCCGAGCCTTATGACTATGCCACCTCCATGCCCTGGCAGTTGGCGAATAACGACGGCGAACGGCAGGTCTTTGTCAAGTTCATGAACGGGTACGGGGTCTGGTCCGGGGTGTGTCACGACTCGATCATGCTCGATACCACCGCCCCGCTGGTCACCATCTCGCCGACCGGCGACACCTACATGAACGGCCAGTCCGTGGCCCTGACCGCCAGCGAGCAGGGGGCGATCTACTACACCATCGACGATAGCGACCCTTCCGACACCTCGCCGCAGTACACAACTCCGCTTGCCATCAGCGCGGACAGCACCATAAAAAGTTTTGCCGTCGATGTGGCCGGCAATGCCGGGCCGGTGGCCAGCGAAAGCTATACCATCTGCACCGGCTCGAACATGTCCATCTCCGGCGTGGTGAAGGACGCCACCCTGAACAACAAGGGCATGGGCTATGTGGTGGTCACCCTGAACAGCGGTCACACCGCCACCACCACCGCCGCCGGCAACTACTCGTTCACCAACCTGCCGCGCGGCAACTACCGCATCGAATCGATCACCACCGTGACCCCCGGCTACATGACCTACCAGAAGGAGCTGGAGCTGTGCAAGACCAGCATCGCCAACGAGGACATCATCCTGAGCCGGCCGGACACGGTTTTCGGCTTCTCTTCCAACTCCGGCTACGGCGACGGGCCGGTGAACACCGCCACCGGCAACTACGTCTACGCCAATGCCGACCTGCAGATCCCCGGCCGGGGCGTGCCTTTCTCCTTCGTCCGGGCCTATAACTCGCAGGACGGCACCGACGGGCCCTTCGGCATCGGCTGGACCCACAGCTACAATGTGCATCTGGCCGTGAGTGCCGACAACGAGGTGACGGTCCGCCTCGGCGACGGCAAGGCAGAAACCTGGACCCCGGACGGATCCGGCGGTTATACCCCCCGCTACGGCGTGTTCAGTTCGCTGACTAAAAATGGCGACAACACCTATACCATCCGCCAGAAGGACATGACCGAGTACAACTTCAACGGGGATAACCGGATCGCCTCCATCGTCGACGCCCATGGCAACCGGATTCTCTTCAACTACGAAGGTGGCATCCTGACCTCCATCACCGATACGGTGGACCGGACCATCAGCATCTCCTACGACACCTTCGGCCATATCACCCGGCTGCTCGACCCCCTGGGGAGATCGGTCAACTACGTTTACGACGGCAGCGGCGATCTGGTCAACGTGCTCGACCTGGGCGGCAACAGCACCGCTTATACCTATGACACCAACCACCAGATCCTCACCATCACCGACCCGCTGAACCATATCGCGGTTTCCAACACCTACGACGAGCAGAAGCGGGTGGTATCGAGCCAGCGCGACGCCATCGGCGCCGAAACCCTCTACAGCTACGATGGGGTCAATAAGTCGACCACGGTGACCGACCCCTATGGCAACACCTCGTACCACTACTACAACGAGTACCTGCAGCTCGTGCGGGAGGTCGATGCGCTTGGCCATGAGGCCACCTATGCCTATGACGACCGGGGCAACCTGGTGAGCGCCGTCGACAAGCGGGGCAACGAGACCACCTATGCCTATGACGCAAACGGCAACGTGCTGACCAAGACCGAACCGCTGGGCCGGGTGACCTCCGCCCTCTACGACGCCAACAACAATCCAACTTCCAAGGCTGATGCTAAGGGCAACACCACGCTCTACACCTATGACCCGACAAACGGGAACCTACTTAGCGAGGAGGATGCGCTGCATGTGGTGACCGCCTACACCTATGACCAATACGGCCAGGTGCTGACCGAGACCTATGCCGTGGGTACCACATTGGAGACGGTAACCAGCTTTGAATACGACCAGGCCAGCGGCGATCTGGTGGCGGTGCAGGACGTCCAGGGCAATCGCAGCACCTCCACCTACGACGCAGTGGGCCGCAAGCTGACGGAGAATCACCCGCTGGGCCGCTCAAAGGCCTACGATTATGATGCCATGGACCGGCTGCTCTCCATCACCGATGCTCTGGGCAAGACCACCTCGTTCACTTACGATGCCAATGGTAACAAGGTGCAGCATGTCGACGCCAAGGGTAATATCAGCAGTTTTGCCTACGATGCCAAAAACCGGTTGATCAGTCGGACTTCGGCGGAGGGTCGAACCGAGAGTTATCAATACGACAAGATGGACCGGCGTGTCGCGTTGACCGACCCCATGGGCAGGACCACCCAGACGATCTATGATGCCTTGGGCAATGTGATCCAGCGCATCGATCCCGTGGGCAACAGTGCCCGTCACGAGTACGACGCCAACGGCAACCGGGTCAAAACCGTTGATGCCAAGGGCAATGTAACCACCTTTGTCTATGATGCCTTGAACCGTCTCGTTTCAATCACCGAGCCGCTTGGGGTGACGGAGAGCTATGCCTATGACGTCAACGGCAATCGGTTAACGGTCACCGATGCCCAAAGTCATCTGACCACATATACCTTTGACGCCAGAGACCGCCTGAAGACGGTGGCCGACCATCTTGGCAACTCGGTGACCAACGAATATGACGAACTCGGCCGGTTCATCAGGGTCACGGATGCCAAGAACAAACAGACCAATTTTAGCTACGATTCCCTAGGCCGCCTAGTCCAGGTTGTCGATGCCGAAGGCGGCGTGGTTGCAGCCACCTATGATGCCTTGGGCAATCGGCTAACGCTGACCGATACCAGATCCAATACCACCGAGTACAGCTATGATGATTTGAACCGCCTGCTGTCGGAAAGCGACCCACTGGGCAATTCCGTGTCCATGGAGTATGACGTGCTGGGGAACCTGGCGGCCTTGACCGAAGCGGACAACCGGACCACGACCTACAGTTACGACAAGGACAATCGGTTGGTCAGCATGATTTATCCTGGGGCCGCTAGCACGGCAACCTACAGCTACGACGCCAACGGCAATCGGCTCAGCGTGGTGGACGGCATGGGCACGACCATCTACAGCTATGACGAGTTGAACCAGGTTGCGGCGGTCACCGACCCCTTCGGCCAGACCGTGGGCTATACCTACGACCCCAACGGCAATCGGAGTTCCACCCGCTATCCCGGCAACCGGTCGGTCTACTACTACTTCGACGCCCAGGACCGGCTGACCAGGGTGGAGGACTGGGGAGGAATCGCCACCAGCTATCAGTACGATACCCTTGGTCGCTTGTCTGGCATGACCATGGGTAATGAGGCCACCGTGGCCTACTCCTACGACGACGCCAACCGGCTCATCGCCAAAACCGATCTGGATGCCCACGGCAGCCTGGTCGCTGGCTATATCTTAACCATAGATTCTAATGGTAACCGCACCGGTCTTGAGATGGAGCAGCCTCTACTGCCCATGATTGCCGACAGCAATGATTCTTTTATTCATAATGAAGCCAATCAACTCTCAACCAGCAACGGCAAGACCTACAACCATGACGTCATGGGCAACCGCACCCGGCAGGATGATGGTGTTAAGGCAATCAATTACTCCTACAACGACGACGGCCTGCTCGACCGGGTGGTCGATGGCGCCACGGTGTACGAATACCATTACAACAGTGCCGGCCACCGGTTGTCCTCGGTGATGAACTCCACTGAAACCCGCTACCTGCTCGATACCAACGGCGGCATGGAATATGTGCTGGCGGAGATGGACGGCAGTAACAACGCTTATCGCTATTACGTTTACGGCGATGGCCTGTTGTACAGCATTGATGCGGCGACCGGGACACGGCACTACTACCACTACGATCCTATCGGCAGCACGGTGGCTATCACGGATAAGGATGGGATCGAGGTTAACCAATACGCTTATCTACCTTATGGCAAGCCGGCGGCGGTAGTTGATAGTGCCGACAGTAATCCCTTTAGATATATCGGTAAGTTTGGGGTAATGCAGGAGCCAACCGGGATGCAGTTTATGCGGGCCAGGTTCTATGACCCAGATACACGGAGGTTCATGAGCAAGGACCCTGTGAAGGGGGATATGAAGGATAGTCAGACTTTGAACCAGTACAGCTACGCGAAAGGAAATCCTATAACATACATTGATCCTGATGGTGAATTTGCATGGGTAGTATTTGTGCCTATTGTGACAGGGATTGTTGGTGGGATATCTACTACAACAAAATATTTGAAAAATAATGAGGATGCTACTTTTGGAGGTGCTGCCAAAGCTTTTGCTTTAGGCGGTGTGGGAGGGGTTGCGGCAGGGATCGGCGCTATGTTGGGTCCGGTGGGGGGGCTTGTCGGGGGACTTACCGCGGTTGCTTTTGAAAAATCAGCAGAGCGTTCACTGCGAGCACCGACAGGTGATGAAGTTCTCGGTGACGTCCCAGATTTTATTGCCGGCGGAGTCATTGGGGCTGCATCAGGATCTTTGCTTAAAATCAGGGGCAGACTTCCAACTCATTTAAAGACCATGTTCTACGGTAAACACGCAACGCACCTATTTTCAAGTCTTGTCGGAGAACTTGCAAGTAAAGCAATAATAACAGGCCTAACTTCAGGTTCAGACGCTGAAAAGACCGTTGAAATATTAGTTGAAGAAATGATGAGTGGATCTGTTTCCACCGCTGCAGAGGTAAAAACACCCTCGGAGATTGCCGTTGTTAGCATGATGAGTGAGAAAAAGGAACGTTCATGGGCGGAAATTCGTGAACTTACTCGGCAACGAAGGGAAGAGCAGAGATTCGTCGCGGAACAGCGCCGCCTTGAGTCAAAACTTCGAAAACGGGCTCGTGCTGAGGCTAAGAAAGATCGTCAAGAAGAACGGGAAAGAATGCGGCGGGAGAAGGATCGGCTTGAGCGGGAGCTCTACGCTCAGTTGACCTCACTTTATAGCAAACATCATGTTTTGATTCAGGAGTTGTCGTCAAGGCCTGCCTTTAACTCTGGTAATCGTAACCGGGTCGGGGCTTATGGGAATTAA